A window of the Plasmodium vivax chromosome 12, whole genome shotgun sequence genome harbors these coding sequences:
- a CDS encoding hypothetical protein (encoded by transcript PVX_117720A), whose translation MSLRTPPRDSYFFKHYFGCLEKVEKKKSGEERSPQGHRAAAKCIYMHTHICTNKQTHAFFAMPPFLRRPRKSRSEVKSLRSDKRFKMKRQTDIQHV comes from the exons ATGTCCCTTCGCACACCCCCACGAG atagctatttttttaagcactATTTTGGCTGTTTAGAgaaggtagaaaaaaaaaaaagtggtgaGGAAAGAAGCCCTCAGGGGCACAGAGCCGCAGCTAAgtgtatatacatgcatacgcatATTTGCACGAACAAACAGACACACGCATTTTTTGCTATGCCTCCATTTTTGAGAAGGCCAAGGAAAAGCAGGAGTGAAGTAAAATCATTACGCAGTGATAAAcgcttcaaaatgaaaagacaAACTGACATTCAACACGTTTAG